In Methanocaldococcus lauensis, a single genomic region encodes these proteins:
- the cas1b gene encoding type I-B CRISPR-associated endonuclease Cas1b, with protein MRKKSLTLLSDGYLFRRENTLYFENANGKKPLAVEGIYDIYIYGKVSISSQALHYLAQKGIALHFFNHYGYYDGSFYPRESLHSGDLVVKQAEHYLNYEKRLNLAKLFVIGGAKNMEKNLSKFGIKVKFDEFLEELNYANKITEVMNIEGRIRSEYYKLWDETLPEEFKIIKRTRRPPQNEMNALISFLNSRLYPTIISELYNTQLTPTISYLHEPRERRFSLALDLSEIFKPIIADRIANRLVKQGIIQKKHFRDDLNGILLNDNGKKIVLKVFNEEMEKSVKHPTLKKNVTKKRLIRLESYKLIKHLVGQKDYEPLISWF; from the coding sequence ATGAGGAAAAAATCTCTAACCTTACTATCTGATGGCTATCTTTTTAGGAGAGAAAATACACTATATTTTGAAAATGCTAATGGAAAGAAACCTTTAGCAGTTGAAGGAATTTATGACATCTATATCTATGGAAAAGTAAGCATAAGTTCTCAAGCATTACATTATTTAGCACAAAAAGGCATTGCTTTGCATTTCTTTAACCATTATGGATATTATGATGGGAGTTTTTATCCGAGGGAGTCTCTCCATTCTGGAGATTTAGTTGTAAAACAGGCGGAGCATTATTTAAATTATGAAAAAAGATTAAATCTTGCAAAACTCTTTGTTATTGGTGGGGCAAAAAATATGGAAAAAAATCTGTCAAAATTTGGTATTAAGGTTAAATTTGATGAATTCTTAGAGGAACTTAATTATGCAAATAAAATTACTGAGGTTATGAATATTGAAGGGAGAATTAGAAGTGAATACTATAAACTATGGGATGAGACTTTGCCAGAAGAATTTAAAATCATCAAAAGAACAAGAAGACCTCCTCAAAATGAGATGAACGCTTTAATAAGTTTTTTAAATTCTCGTTTATATCCAACAATAATAAGCGAACTTTACAACACTCAACTAACTCCAACGATAAGCTATTTGCATGAGCCAAGAGAGAGAAGGTTTTCTTTGGCGTTAGATTTAAGCGAAATTTTTAAACCAATAATTGCCGATAGAATAGCAAACAGATTAGTTAAGCAGGGTATTATTCAGAAAAAGCATTTTAGAGACGATTTAAATGGAATATTACTAAATGATAATGGTAAAAAGATAGTTCTAAAGGTATTTAATGAGGAGATGGAAAAGAGTGTTAAACATCCAACATTAAAAAAGAACGTTACAAAAAAGAGATTGATAAGGTTGGAATCTTACAAGTTAATTAAGCATTTAGTTGGACAAAAAGATTATGAGCCATTGATATCTTGGTTTTAA
- the cas2 gene encoding CRISPR-associated endonuclease Cas2: MYIIIVYDVNVARVNKVKKFLRQHLNWVQNSVFEGEVTDAEFERIKDGLLNIIDEDEDSIIIYKLKSKPSREIYGVEKNPIDDII; encoded by the coding sequence ATGTATATAATCATAGTTTATGATGTGAATGTTGCGAGAGTGAATAAAGTTAAAAAATTCCTCAGACAGCATTTAAACTGGGTTCAAAATAGTGTATTTGAAGGAGAGGTAACAGATGCAGAGTTTGAAAGAATAAAAGATGGGCTTTTAAATATAATTGACGAAGATGAAGATTCTATAATCATATACAAACTCAAATCAAAACCAAGTAGAGAAATTTATGGAGTAGAGAAAAATCCAATTGATGATATTATTTAA
- a CDS encoding bifunctional N(6)-L-threonylcarbamoyladenine synthase/serine/threonine protein kinase gives MICLGLEGTAEKTGVGIVTSDGEILFNKTIMYKPPRQGINPREAADHHAETFPKLIEEAFEVVDKKDIDLIAFSQGPGLGPSLRVTATVARTLSLTLKKPIIGVNHCIGHIEIGKLTTDAEDPLTLYVSGGNTQVIAYVSKRYRVFGETLDIAVGNCLDQFARYVNLPHPGGPYIEELAKKGEKLIDLPYTVKGMDIAFSGLLTAAMRAYDSGEKLEDICYSLQEYAFSMLTEITERALAHTNKGEVLLVGGVAANNRLREMLKEMCKGQKVDFYVPEMQYCGDNGAMIAWLGLLMYMNGKRMSLEETKIIPNYRADMVEVNWIKDIKGKKRKIPEGLIGKGAEADIKKDKYLDFDVIIKERIRKSYRDSKLDEKIRKGRTSKEAKYLSMIKDFGIPSPYIFDVDLDNKKIMMSYIDGKLSKDIIEDDLNIAYKIGEIVGKLHKNNVIHNDLTTSNFLYDGEILYIIDFGLGKISNLDEDKAVDLLVFKKAILSTHHEKFQEIWDKFLEGYKSVYDRWEIILYLIKDVERRARYVE, from the coding sequence ATGATTTGTTTAGGATTAGAAGGAACTGCAGAAAAAACAGGTGTGGGAATTGTTACATCTGATGGAGAAATATTATTTAACAAAACTATTATGTATAAACCTCCAAGACAGGGAATTAATCCAAGAGAAGCGGCTGATCATCACGCTGAAACATTTCCAAAGTTAATTGAGGAGGCTTTTGAAGTTGTAGATAAAAAAGATATTGACTTAATAGCCTTCTCTCAAGGCCCTGGATTAGGACCAAGTTTAAGAGTTACTGCAACAGTTGCAAGAACATTATCTTTAACTTTAAAAAAACCTATAATTGGTGTTAATCACTGCATAGGTCATATAGAAATTGGTAAATTAACTACAGATGCTGAGGATCCTCTAACACTATATGTTAGTGGTGGAAATACTCAAGTTATTGCATATGTTTCAAAAAGATATAGAGTTTTTGGAGAAACTTTAGATATTGCCGTAGGAAACTGTTTAGATCAATTTGCGAGATATGTAAATTTACCACATCCTGGAGGGCCATATATTGAAGAGTTAGCAAAAAAAGGAGAGAAACTTATAGATCTACCATATACTGTTAAAGGAATGGATATAGCATTTTCTGGTTTGTTAACTGCCGCAATGAGGGCTTATGATTCTGGAGAAAAATTGGAAGATATTTGTTATTCTTTGCAGGAATATGCATTTTCAATGCTTACTGAAATTACTGAAAGAGCTTTGGCTCATACAAATAAAGGAGAAGTTTTACTTGTTGGAGGAGTAGCGGCAAATAATAGATTGAGAGAAATGCTAAAAGAAATGTGTAAAGGGCAGAAGGTAGATTTTTATGTCCCAGAAATGCAATACTGTGGAGATAATGGAGCGATGATAGCGTGGCTCGGATTATTAATGTATATGAATGGAAAGAGAATGAGTTTAGAGGAAACAAAAATAATTCCGAATTATAGGGCTGATATGGTTGAAGTTAATTGGATAAAAGATATAAAAGGAAAAAAGAGAAAAATTCCAGAAGGTTTAATTGGGAAGGGGGCTGAGGCTGATATTAAAAAAGATAAATACTTAGATTTTGATGTTATTATAAAAGAAAGGATTAGAAAAAGTTATAGAGATTCAAAATTAGATGAGAAAATAAGAAAAGGGAGAACTTCAAAGGAGGCAAAATATCTATCAATGATTAAAGATTTTGGAATTCCCTCTCCATATATTTTTGATGTAGATTTAGACAATAAAAAGATTATGATGAGTTATATTGATGGAAAGTTATCTAAGGACATAATTGAAGATGATTTAAATATTGCCTATAAAATTGGAGAAATTGTAGGAAAACTACACAAAAATAATGTAATTCATAACGATTTAACGACATCTAACTTTTTATATGACGGAGAGATATTGTATATTATTGACTTTGGATTAGGTAAAATTTCTAATTTAGATGAAGATAAGGCAGTTGATTTACTTGTCTTTAAAAAAGCAATTTTATCAACACACCATGAAAAGTTTCAGGAAATTTGGGATAAATTCTTAGAAGGTTATAAAAGCGTATATGATAGATGGGAAATTATTTTATATTTGATAAAAGATGTTGAAAGGAGAGCAAGATATGTGGAATAA
- a CDS encoding DUF6485 family protein — protein MDCPNKEINLKRCNCSYPSCSKKGMCCECLHYHLKNRQLPACCFPPDIEKTYDRSFETFAKLVLDGKI, from the coding sequence ATGGATTGTCCAAATAAAGAAATAAACTTAAAAAGATGTAATTGCAGTTATCCTTCATGCTCTAAAAAGGGAATGTGTTGTGAATGTTTGCATTATCATTTAAAAAATAGACAGTTACCTGCTTGCTGTTTCCCACCAGATATAGAAAAAACCTACGATAGAAGTTTTGAAACTTTTGCAAAACTTGTGTTAGATGGAAAAATTTAG
- a CDS encoding methanogenesis marker 5 protein encodes MKKIFIYPPNSLILTDLVERFGHKPLNLNIVIGNLVRNPEIDSPPMNITDEVPKQGLKYAAVEVPSGVRGRMALIGPLIEEAEAAIIMEDAPIAFGCIGCQRTNELTLYLVRRKNIPTLKVKYPTNEEEAEILVNKIANFLKSLEENEEKN; translated from the coding sequence ATGAAGAAAATATTCATATATCCTCCAAATAGTTTAATATTAACTGATTTAGTTGAAAGATTTGGACACAAGCCATTGAATTTAAATATAGTTATAGGAAATTTAGTTAGAAATCCAGAGATAGATAGCCCACCTATGAACATAACTGATGAAGTTCCTAAGCAAGGTTTAAAGTATGCCGCTGTTGAAGTGCCTTCTGGTGTTAGAGGAAGGATGGCTTTAATTGGTCCTTTGATTGAAGAGGCTGAGGCAGCTATAATAATGGAAGATGCTCCAATTGCCTTTGGATGCATTGGATGTCAAAGAACTAATGAACTAACTCTTTATTTAGTTAGAAGAAAGAATATCCCTACCTTAAAAGTTAAATATCCTACAAATGAAGAAGAGGCAGAAATCTTAGTAAATAAAATAGCAAATTTCTTAAAAAGTTTAGAAGAAAATGAAGAAAAGAATTAA
- a CDS encoding DUF2111 domain-containing protein: MICISENSEAKDLIPIAKSIHMLVNKLPVAMRSKNKPGVRLEKGEVVDTNYEGYVLKVAIEKGDVIKATPILGPYAGLPVIVTPIKDNENNIVGAIGVVDITAGIFEDILTIARRPELYKFLPEDAFPK; encoded by the coding sequence ATGATATGCATATCTGAAAATTCTGAAGCAAAGGATTTAATTCCAATAGCCAAATCTATTCATATGTTAGTAAATAAACTTCCAGTAGCTATGAGGAGTAAAAATAAACCAGGGGTTAGGTTAGAAAAAGGGGAAGTTGTAGATACAAACTATGAAGGATATGTTTTAAAGGTAGCAATTGAAAAAGGGGATGTTATTAAAGCTACACCTATTTTAGGACCTTATGCTGGCTTACCAGTTATAGTAACCCCTATAAAGGATAATGAAAATAATATAGTCGGTGCAATAGGAGTTGTAGATATAACAGCAGGAATATTTGAAGATATATTAACCATTGCAAGAAGACCCGAGCTATATAAATTCTTACCAGAAGATGCATTTCCAAAATAA
- a CDS encoding carbohydrate kinase family protein: protein MEKITCVGHTALDYIFNVEKFPEPNTSVQIPSARKYYGGAAANTAVGIKKLGVDSELLSCVGYDFKNSGYERYLKNLKINISKLYYSDEEETPKAWIFTDKDNNQITFFLWGAAKHYKEIDPPKFNTEIVHIATGDPDFNLRCAKKAYGNNLISFDPGQDLPLYSKESLLEIIEHTNFLFMNKYEFEKASKLLNFDIEDYLERVDILIVTKGSKGSVIYTKDKKIEIPCIKAEKVIDPTGAGDSYRAGFLSAYIKGYDLEKCGLIASATASFVVEAKGCQTNLPTWDMVIERLKKNGFRI, encoded by the coding sequence ATGGAAAAAATTACTTGTGTTGGTCATACAGCCCTTGACTATATATTTAATGTAGAAAAATTTCCAGAGCCCAATACATCAGTTCAAATACCCTCTGCGAGAAAATACTATGGAGGAGCGGCAGCGAATACAGCAGTTGGTATAAAAAAACTTGGAGTAGATTCTGAACTTTTATCCTGTGTTGGGTATGATTTTAAAAATAGTGGGTATGAAAGATATTTAAAGAATTTAAAGATAAATATTTCAAAACTTTACTACTCTGATGAGGAAGAAACTCCAAAAGCGTGGATATTTACAGATAAAGATAATAATCAAATTACTTTCTTTTTATGGGGAGCGGCTAAGCATTATAAGGAGATAGATCCTCCTAAATTCAATACAGAAATAGTTCATATCGCTACAGGAGACCCTGATTTTAATTTAAGATGTGCTAAAAAGGCTTATGGAAATAATTTAATTTCTTTTGACCCTGGTCAAGATCTACCACTATATTCAAAAGAAAGTTTATTAGAAATTATTGAACATACAAACTTTTTGTTTATGAATAAGTATGAATTTGAAAAAGCATCTAAGTTATTAAACTTTGACATTGAAGATTATTTGGAAAGAGTAGATATTCTCATAGTTACTAAAGGCTCTAAGGGTAGTGTAATATATACAAAAGATAAAAAAATAGAGATTCCTTGCATTAAGGCAGAGAAGGTTATAGATCCTACAGGAGCAGGAGACAGTTATAGAGCAGGATTTTTATCTGCATACATTAAAGGATACGATTTAGAAAAATGTGGTTTAATTGCTTCAGCAACTGCCTCCTTTGTAGTTGAGGCAAAAGGTTGCCAAACGAATTTACCAACTTGGGATATGGTTATCGAAAGATTAAAGAAAAATGGATTTAGAATATAA
- the nadA gene encoding quinolinate synthase, translating to MKDKEEIIKNINKLKEEKNAIILAHNYQPKDIQKIADFLGDSLELCIKAKETDADIIVFCGVDFMAETAKILNPDKKVLMPEIEGTQCPMAHQLPPDIIKEYREKYPDAPLVVYVNTTAETKALADITCTSANADKVVNSLDAETVLFGPDNNLAYYVQKRTDKKIIPIPIGGGCYVHKKFTLEDLKRVKEKYPNAIVLIHPECNPELQDNADYIASTSGMLRIIINSNEKEFIIGTEVGMIDRIELELEKIGEKKVLIPLREDAICNEMKKITLQKIEKSLLEEIYEIKLDKDIIKRAKVAIERMLNIKG from the coding sequence ATGAAAGATAAAGAAGAGATTATAAAAAACATAAATAAATTAAAAGAGGAAAAAAATGCCATAATATTGGCTCACAATTATCAACCAAAAGATATTCAAAAAATAGCAGATTTTTTAGGAGATTCTTTAGAGTTATGTATTAAAGCTAAGGAAACTGATGCAGATATTATTGTCTTTTGTGGCGTAGATTTTATGGCAGAAACTGCAAAAATATTAAATCCTGATAAGAAAGTTTTAATGCCAGAAATTGAAGGAACTCAATGCCCAATGGCTCATCAACTACCTCCTGACATCATAAAAGAGTATAGAGAAAAGTATCCAGATGCTCCATTGGTTGTTTATGTAAATACTACCGCTGAAACTAAGGCGTTGGCAGATATTACATGTACTTCAGCAAATGCAGACAAAGTAGTTAATTCCTTAGATGCAGAGACTGTTTTATTTGGTCCAGATAACAACTTAGCATACTATGTTCAAAAGAGAACTGATAAAAAAATCATTCCTATCCCAATAGGTGGGGGATGCTATGTTCATAAAAAATTTACTCTTGAAGACTTAAAGAGAGTTAAAGAAAAATATCCAAATGCTATTGTTTTAATTCATCCAGAATGTAATCCAGAACTGCAAGATAACGCAGATTATATAGCAAGCACGAGTGGTATGTTAAGAATCATTATAAATTCTAACGAAAAAGAGTTTATAATTGGAACTGAGGTAGGGATGATAGATAGAATTGAACTCGAACTTGAAAAAATTGGAGAAAAGAAAGTGTTAATTCCTTTAAGAGAGGATGCTATATGTAATGAGATGAAAAAAATAACTCTACAAAAGATAGAAAAAAGTTTATTAGAGGAAATATATGAAATAAAATTAGATAAAGATATTATAAAGAGGGCAAAAGTAGCAATTGAGAGAATGCTTAATATTAAGGGATAA
- the mptD gene encoding dihydroneopterin aldolase, with product MRVENSEIFEKYFKNLSDRERAVFEGGITLGALFHQFVGTPVSKKNKELLERAIEESMKNQPFVYDIKVKIKNVEEKYVSLDGKMLNVDLKIKVNNTIAHLKLEYIPEIDYPLMYVKDFKEEYDR from the coding sequence ATGAGAGTTGAAAATAGTGAAATATTTGAAAAATATTTTAAAAATTTATCAGATAGAGAGAGGGCAGTATTTGAAGGAGGTATTACTCTTGGGGCGTTATTTCACCAATTTGTTGGAACTCCTGTAAGTAAAAAAAATAAAGAATTATTAGAGAGGGCTATAGAGGAATCTATGAAAAATCAACCTTTTGTATATGACATAAAGGTAAAGATTAAAAATGTAGAAGAGAAATATGTTTCATTAGATGGGAAAATGTTAAATGTAGATTTAAAAATTAAAGTAAATAATACTATTGCTCACTTAAAACTTGAATATATCCCAGAAATTGACTATCCTTTAATGTATGTAAAAGATTTTAAAGAAGAATATGACAGGTGA
- a CDS encoding MinD/ParA family ATP-binding protein codes for MKVGFYNIQGGTGKTTIAANFAYILSQSVKTILIDCDLYGGTISLVFGLEDIDHNLNTYLAGNSAIEDIIYNYEDLAIIPTGVTSDVFGYKTDIEKFIKLVEVLAEEYDVIVYDFPPNIPEGSLLLAYGSEENLVNKVIVVGEDSIPSIVNSLKTIDLLKDFGIGLTGILINKYRGLTDLSEISDDIIGVLSYDPNVERQWSESMPITKIKTKFSKELINITHDIANIYLEKDLASLRALKVVKTLSGITTEEELRKNEEL; via the coding sequence ATGAAAGTAGGATTTTATAATATTCAAGGAGGAACAGGAAAAACAACGATTGCTGCTAATTTTGCTTACATTCTCAGTCAGTCAGTTAAAACTATATTAATAGATTGCGATTTATATGGAGGGACTATATCCTTAGTATTTGGTCTTGAAGATATAGACCACAACTTAAATACATACTTGGCAGGAAATTCAGCCATAGAGGATATAATTTATAATTATGAAGACTTAGCAATTATACCAACAGGAGTGACTTCTGATGTTTTTGGATACAAAACAGACATTGAAAAATTTATAAAATTAGTTGAAGTGTTAGCTGAGGAATATGATGTTATTGTTTATGATTTTCCACCAAACATTCCTGAAGGTAGTCTTCTTTTAGCTTATGGTAGTGAAGAAAACTTAGTTAATAAAGTAATTGTGGTTGGAGAAGATAGTATTCCATCGATTGTAAATTCACTAAAAACCATAGACCTTTTAAAAGACTTTGGTATAGGACTTACTGGAATATTAATTAATAAGTATAGAGGACTTACAGATCTTAGCGAAATATCTGACGATATAATTGGAGTTTTATCCTATGACCCCAATGTAGAAAGACAGTGGTCAGAGAGTATGCCAATTACGAAAATTAAAACAAAATTTTCAAAGGAGTTAATAAATATTACCCACGATATAGCAAATATATATTTAGAGAAAGATTTAGCCTCATTAAGAGCTTTAAAGGTAGTAAAAACACTTTCTGGAATTACTACTGAAGAAGAACTTAGAAAAAATGAAGAATTATAA
- the hisF gene encoding imidazole glycerol phosphate synthase subunit HisF translates to MLTKRIIPCLDIKDGRVVKGTKFLNLKDAGDPVELAQYYDNEGADELVFLDITASAEKRDIIIDVVERTAEKVFIPLTVGGGIKSIDDFRKILRAGADKVSINTAAVKNPNLIKEASEIFGSQCVVVAIDAKRHYVNEDEINSIDKNVVKVEDGYCWFEVYIYGGKKETGIDAIEWAKKVEKLGAGEILLTSIDKDGTKSGYDLILTREISKSVKIPVIASGGAGKPEHIYEAFIYGMADAALMAGILHYREYTIEEIKKYCIDRGIPIRTL, encoded by the coding sequence ATGCTAACAAAAAGAATAATTCCATGTTTAGATATTAAAGATGGAAGAGTAGTTAAAGGAACTAAATTTTTAAATTTAAAAGACGCTGGGGATCCTGTTGAATTAGCTCAATATTATGATAATGAGGGAGCTGATGAGTTAGTGTTTTTAGATATTACTGCATCAGCGGAGAAAAGAGATATAATTATTGATGTTGTAGAGAGAACAGCTGAAAAAGTATTTATTCCCTTAACTGTAGGGGGTGGAATTAAATCAATTGATGATTTTAGAAAAATTTTAAGGGCTGGGGCAGATAAAGTTTCAATAAACACAGCGGCAGTAAAAAATCCTAATCTAATTAAAGAAGCAAGTGAAATATTTGGCTCTCAGTGTGTAGTTGTAGCAATTGATGCAAAAAGACATTATGTCAATGAAGATGAAATAAATTCTATTGATAAAAATGTAGTTAAAGTTGAAGATGGCTACTGCTGGTTTGAAGTTTATATATATGGTGGCAAGAAAGAGACAGGAATAGATGCAATTGAGTGGGCTAAAAAAGTTGAAAAATTAGGGGCAGGAGAAATACTATTGACGAGTATTGACAAGGATGGAACAAAAAGTGGCTATGATTTAATATTAACGAGAGAAATATCTAAAAGCGTTAAAATTCCAGTTATAGCTTCAGGAGGAGCAGGAAAACCAGAACATATCTATGAGGCCTTTATTTATGGAATGGCAGATGCCGCACTAATGGCTGGAATATTACACTATAGAGAATATACAATAGAGGAAATAAAAAAATATTGTATAGATCGAGGAATTCCAATAAGAACTTTATAA
- a CDS encoding ABC transporter ATP-binding protein produces MKVKLKVENLSKIFEFNGNYVKALDNINLEVYENEFLTVMGPSGCGKTTLLRIIAGLDYPTEGRVLLDGREVKGPGADRGVVFQQYTLMPWRTVLKNVTFGLELKGIPKKERIEIAKKYIKLVGLEGFENAYPYQLSGGMQQRVAIARTLANDPEIVLMDEPFAALDAQTRNILQNELLKIWQKQKKTVFFVTHSIDEAVYLSDRVVVLTARPGRIKEIIKIDLERPRDRTSIEFLEYRKKILEILKDEVLKTLKLKNI; encoded by the coding sequence ATGAAAGTAAAGTTGAAAGTAGAAAATTTATCAAAAATTTTTGAATTCAATGGAAACTATGTTAAAGCTTTAGATAATATAAACTTAGAAGTTTATGAAAATGAATTTTTAACAGTTATGGGTCCGAGTGGTTGTGGAAAAACTACCCTATTAAGGATTATTGCAGGATTGGATTATCCTACTGAGGGTAGAGTTTTATTAGATGGAAGAGAAGTAAAGGGGCCAGGAGCTGATAGAGGAGTTGTATTTCAGCAATATACATTAATGCCTTGGAGAACTGTATTAAAAAATGTTACATTTGGTTTAGAGTTGAAAGGTATTCCAAAAAAAGAAAGGATAGAAATTGCTAAAAAATATATAAAACTTGTAGGATTGGAAGGTTTTGAAAATGCATATCCCTATCAACTAAGTGGAGGTATGCAACAGAGAGTGGCTATAGCAAGAACTTTGGCAAATGACCCAGAAATCGTTTTGATGGACGAGCCATTTGCGGCGTTAGATGCACAAACAAGAAATATTTTGCAAAATGAGTTATTAAAAATATGGCAAAAACAGAAAAAGACTGTATTTTTTGTAACACATAGTATAGATGAAGCAGTGTATCTTTCAGATAGAGTTGTAGTTTTAACAGCGAGACCTGGAAGAATAAAAGAAATAATTAAAATTGACTTAGAAAGACCAAGAGATAGAACAAGTATTGAATTCCTCGAATATAGAAAAAAGATCTTAGAGATATTAAAAGATGAAGTTCTAAAAACATTAAAACTTAAAAATATTTAA
- a CDS encoding ABC transporter permease: protein MKLSLKDVLLKIVSPICAIILWEILAIYVNNPVILPRVEDVVNVLLHPFNGILGTGSLIENTIVSIKRVLSGFLLASIISIPLGILMGYYSLVNNLLDTLIELLRPIPPLAWVPLSLAWFGLGEMSMIFIIFIGAFFPILINTISGVKSVPKPLIEAALTLGAKEKDILIKVVIPASSPSILTGLRVGAGIAWMCVVAAEMLPSSNAGLGYLIMYAYSLSRMDVVIACMIIIGLIGLILDRGLRYIEDKYFIWRKMMK, encoded by the coding sequence GTGAAGTTAAGCCTAAAGGATGTCTTATTAAAAATTGTTTCTCCAATATGTGCTATTATATTATGGGAAATATTGGCTATATATGTAAATAATCCTGTTATATTACCAAGAGTTGAAGATGTTGTTAATGTTTTACTACACCCTTTTAATGGTATTTTGGGTACTGGTAGCTTAATAGAAAATACTATTGTTAGTATAAAGAGAGTTTTAAGTGGTTTTTTGTTAGCGTCAATTATCTCAATACCTTTGGGAATTCTTATGGGATACTATTCTTTAGTAAATAATTTATTAGATACTTTAATAGAGCTGTTAAGACCTATTCCTCCATTGGCTTGGGTTCCACTATCTTTGGCGTGGTTTGGTCTTGGAGAGATGTCAATGATATTTATTATTTTTATAGGGGCATTCTTTCCAATATTAATAAATACCATATCTGGAGTGAAAAGTGTTCCTAAACCGTTGATTGAGGCAGCTTTAACCTTAGGGGCTAAAGAAAAGGATATTTTAATAAAAGTTGTTATTCCTGCATCTTCACCAAGTATTTTAACAGGTCTTAGAGTAGGGGCTGGAATTGCTTGGATGTGTGTTGTTGCCGCAGAGATGCTACCTTCAAGTAATGCTGGTTTAGGTTATCTAATTATGTATGCCTATTCTCTAAGTAGAATGGATGTAGTTATTGCTTGTATGATAATTATTGGATTAATTGGGCTTATCTTAGATAGAGGATTAAGATATATTGAAGATAAATACTTCATTTGGAGAAAAATGATGAAATAA
- a CDS encoding RNA ligase has product MQVTTYDLKKISEKLGLSLKDINKAFKKKILREGEYRDTRTLLFKKNFKHIEKGTVIFLNENLDIVRGYPKTYRALTLYPTIKKHFIDKVVIEEKLNGYNTRIVKIDNEIYALTRSGYICPFTTKKAKKLLNLEILDDYPNYMLCGEMIGLNNPYTPYYYEEVDKGYENLGFYIFDIKERETNKSLPIRDRIELCEKYNLPYVKPLAIVNKEKADIYIKEIIKELDKKGREGVVLKDPDMDVPPLKYTTHYTQCEDLKSAFTFFFDLGVDFIFSRIVREGFMSFEFRESIEERKQRAKDLGESILLPMIETIEKVARGERVSEDFELIFDSEEDLEEFLEFMRKMKMVIKIKNVKKINTDEGLKIKVLIGKIYNKTNDKIISYLNGTLWE; this is encoded by the coding sequence ATGCAAGTTACAACATACGACTTAAAAAAAATATCTGAAAAACTTGGATTATCTTTAAAAGATATAAATAAAGCATTTAAAAAGAAAATTTTAAGAGAAGGAGAATATAGAGATACAAGAACCCTATTATTTAAAAAGAACTTTAAACATATAGAAAAAGGGACTGTAATATTCTTAAACGAGAATCTTGATATAGTTAGAGGTTACCCTAAAACTTATAGAGCTTTAACTCTTTATCCTACGATAAAAAAGCATTTTATAGATAAAGTGGTTATTGAGGAAAAATTAAATGGATATAATACAAGAATTGTGAAAATAGACAATGAAATTTATGCATTAACAAGGAGTGGATACATTTGCCCATTCACTACAAAAAAGGCTAAAAAACTATTAAATTTAGAGATTTTAGATGATTATCCAAACTATATGTTATGTGGAGAGATGATTGGATTAAACAATCCCTACACTCCCTATTATTACGAAGAAGTTGATAAAGGTTATGAAAATTTAGGGTTTTACATTTTTGACATAAAAGAGAGAGAAACTAATAAATCCCTCCCAATAAGAGATAGAATAGAGCTTTGTGAAAAATATAATCTACCCTATGTTAAGCCATTAGCCATTGTAAATAAAGAAAAGGCAGATATTTACATAAAAGAGATTATTAAAGAGTTGGATAAAAAAGGGAGAGAAGGGGTAGTTTTAAAAGATCCAGATATGGATGTTCCTCCTTTAAAATATACAACTCACTATACGCAATGTGAAGATTTAAAGTCAGCATTTACATTTTTCTTTGACTTGGGAGTTGATTTTATATTTAGCAGAATTGTAAGAGAAGGTTTTATGAGTTTTGAATTTAGAGAATCTATTGAAGAGAGAAAACAAAGGGCTAAAGACTTAGGAGAATCTATATTGCTCCCAATGATTGAAACTATTGAGAAAGTAGCAAGAGGAGAAAGAGTTTCAGAGGACTTTGAACTCATATTTGATAGTGAAGAAGATTTGGAGGAATTTTTAGAGTTTATGAGGAAGATGAAGATGGTTATAAAGATAAAAAATGTTAAAAAAATAAATACTGATGAGGGTTTAAAAATCAAAGTATTAATTGGTAAGATATACAATAAAACTAATGATAAAATTATTAGTTATTTAAATGGAACACTCTGGGAATGA